A genomic region of Cannabis sativa cultivar Pink pepper isolate KNU-18-1 chromosome 1, ASM2916894v1, whole genome shotgun sequence contains the following coding sequences:
- the LOC115705044 gene encoding uncharacterized protein LOC115705044 — protein sequence MTSTMSVPSSQTKSENPAFYQNRKPLLSSPNSNSSVFEVSRSSSSPTRVAIHGRSHSPKSPYGTRSPFSLLKTKQSNGGDCVGGLVSSRKRTCVCSPTTHPGSFRCSRHKILTATKAANNDQFRASCNSSRLSYRRSAMLNSLVRIGGVEGEELARRALSSPIRPSSHSQRRLIAFEPRPSRLRVMSKAEDS from the coding sequence ATGACTTCGACTATGTCGGTTCCTTCGTCTCAAACAAAATCGGAAAATCCAGCGTTTTATCAGAATCGCAAACCCTTACTATCATCGCCTAATTCGAATTCCTCCGTGTTCGAAGTCTCACGCTCATCATCATCTCCCACACGTGTGGCCATTCACGGACGCTCTCACTCTCCGAAGTCTCCGTACGGAACAAGATCTCCATTCTCGTTACTGAAGACGAAGCAGAGCAATGGCGGCGACTGCGTCGGGGGATTAGTCTCTAGCCGAAAGAGGACGTGCGTTTGTTCCCCAACGACGCACCCAGGCTCGTTCAGGTGTTCCCGCCACAAGATTTTGACGGCGACAAAGGCGGCTAATAACGATCAATTTCGGGCGTCGTGTAATTCGAGTAGGTTAAGCTACAGAAGATCGGCGATGCTGAACTCACTAGTGAGGATTGGTGGAGTAGAAGGCGAGGAATTGGCTCGGAGAGCTTTATCGTCTCCGATAAGACCGTCTTCGCACAGTCAACGGCGGCTTATAGCATTCGAGCCGCGGCCTAGCCGGCTCCGTGTCATGTCCAAAGCCGAAGATTCTTGA
- the LOC115707889 gene encoding protein NUCLEAR FUSION DEFECTIVE 4, with protein sequence MTGPVLKAGSRPPWVGLAAAVWVEIAAGNAYNFPLYSSALKSVLGFNQQQVTILGVANDIGESVGLLPGIACNKFPPWAVLLVGTVCCFLGYGVIWLAVSQTLPNLPYWLLFVTLCIATNSNAWFGTAVLVTNMRNFPLNRGTVAGILKGYVGLSAAVYTVIFSMVLKKSSLNLLLFLALGIPVLSLVMMYFVQACNPASEEDSSINLHFNFTQAFSVIVAIYLLTTTILYDTLSISDSICYVMVAIMVLLLLSPLAIPIKMTFFPAKPKKPALEDDNVTRVDDPLLTPSSSAANLGSFHETDDYASDIDTLLAIGEGAIKQKRRPRRGEDFKFREAVIKADFWLLWLVFFLGVGTGVTVLNNLTQIGVALGYNNTTILLSLFSFCNFVGRLGSGTVSEYFVRSRTIPRTLWMTLSHVLMIVVFLLYASALNGTLYAATALLGVCYGIHYSMMVPTVSELFGLSHFGVIYSFMLLGNPIGAVLFSAMLAGSVYDAEAAKQGGGSTCLGPNCFRFTFQILAGVCGLGTILGIILTIRVRPVYQMLYSGGSFRLPQSSSH encoded by the exons ATGACTGGTCCAGTTTTGAAAGCAGGAAGTAGACCACCGTGGGTGGGTTTAGCAGCAGCAGTTTGGGTTGAAATAGCTGCTGGAAACGCTTATAACTTTCCACTCTATTCATCTGCACTGAAATCGGTTCTGGGTTTTAATCAGCAACAAGTAACCATACTTGGAGTGGCTAATGATATAGGAGAGAGTGTTGGGTTGCTTCCTGGTATTGCCTGTAATAAGTTTCCTCCTTGGGCTGTTCTTTTGGTGGGTACAGTGTGTTGTTTCTTGGGCTATGGTGTTATTTGGCTAGCTGTTAGTCAAACTCTTCCCAACTTGCCTTACTGGTTG TTGTTTGTTACTCTTTGCATCGCTACAAACAGCAACGCTTGGTTCGGTACAGCAGTGCTTGTAACAAACATGAGAAATTTCCCTCTCAACAGGGGCACAGTTGCTGGAATTCTCAAAGGTTATGTTGGTCTTAGTGCTGCAGTTTACACAGTTATATTCAGTATGGTTCTTAAAAAATCTTCTTTGAATCTACTTCTGTTCCTAGCTCTTGGTATTCCTGTTCTGTCTTTGGTCATGATGTATTTTGTGCAGGCATGTAATCCAGCTTCTGAAGAAGATTCTTCAATCAATCTTCATTTTAATTTCACTCAAGCTTTTAGTGTCATTGTTGCAATTTATCTTCTCACAACCACAATCTTATATGATACATTATCCATTAGTGATTCTATTTGTTATGTAATGGTTGCCATAATGGTTCTTCTTCTTTTGTCCCCACTTGCTATTCCTATCAAGATGACATTTTTTCCTGCAAAACCAAAGAAGCCTGCATTAGAAGATGACAATGTGACCCGAGTTGATGACCCTTTGTTGACACCATCATCTTCTGCTGCAAACCTTGGGAGTTTTCATGAGACTGATGATTATGCATCAGATATAGATACACTTCTTGCCATTGGAGAAGGGGCAATAAAGCAAAAGAGGAGACCAAGAAGGGGAGAGGATTTTAAGTTTCGCGAAGCGGTTATAAAAGCAGATTTCTGGCTTCTTTGGCTTGTGTTTTTTCTTGGGGTTGGTACTGGAGTAACTGTTCTTAATAACTTGACCCAAATTGGAGTTGCATTAGGATATAACAACACAACAATACTGTTATCTCTTTTCAGCTTCTGCAATTTCGTCGGGCGCCTTGGCTCTGGTACTGTTTCTGAATACTTTGTCAG ATCAAGAACAATACCTCGTACACTATGGATGACACTTTCACATGTACTTATGATAGTAGTGTTCCTCTTGTATGCATCAGCTCTCAATGGTACTCTCTATGCTGCAACAGCTCTTCTCGGTGTCTGCTATGGAATTCATTATTCTATGATGGTTCCAACTGTTTCTGAGCTTTTCGGGTTAAGTCATTTCGGTGTTATCTACAGCTTCATGTTGCTAGGCAACCCAATTGGTGCAGTTCTTTTCTCAGCTATGTTAGCTGGTTCTGTATATGATGCTGAAGCTGCCAAGCAAGGAGGTGGATCCACTTGCTTAGGTCCAAATTGCTTTAGGTTCACATTCCAAATTCTTGCAGGTGTGTGTGGATTAGGTACAATCTTGGGCATAATTTTAACAATTCGAGTTCGACCAGTTTACCAAATGCTCTACTCTGGGGGCTCTTTTCGCCTACCTCAAAGTTCTAGCCACTGA
- the LOC115703576 gene encoding uncharacterized protein LOC115703576, with protein MDWFSWLSKTGLEPTLVYQYGLAFAQNELEEEDIVYFNHEFLQSMGISIAKHRLEILKLSRKEINKLNNGTRPMTTRLLVAINRTKRCLAKCIKMLTTTHKEDSSSSSALMVLPRPTYGTRFRGAMLKRNKKFISAKQGRLLQLTNGSPSPMVRYGSMTRIESFSSPVVYDLKKEQKIYEQEEEEEEDQDGYWSTGVEEIRWDTMFQDLKPT; from the coding sequence ATGGACTGGTTTTCATGGCTGTCCAAAACAGGGCTTGAACCAACACTAGTCTACCAGTACGGACTAGCCTTTGCTCAAAAcgagcttgaagaagaagacatAGTCTACTTCAACCATGAATTTCTTCAAAGCATGGGAATCTCCATAGCCAAACACAGGCTTGAGATCTTAAAGCTCTCAAGGAAAGAAATCAACAAGCTTAATAATGGAACAAGACCCATGACTACCAGACTTCTTGTGGCCATTAATAGAACTAAGAGATGTTTGGCTAAGTGTATAAAGATGTTAACAACAACTCATAAAGAAGATTCATCCTCATCTTCAGCTCTTATGGTTCTTCCAAGGCCTACTTATGGAACAAGATTCAGAGGAGCTATGCTTAAGAGGAATAAGAAATTCATTTCTGCCAAACAGGGGAGATTGCTTCAACTCACAAATGGGTCTCCATCTCCAATGGTTAGGTATGGGAGTATGACTAGAATTGAAAGCTTTTCAAGCCCAGTTGTGTATGATCTCAAAAAAGAGCAGAAAATTTatgaacaagaagaagaagaagaagaagatcaaGATGGTTATTGGTCTACTGGTGTTGAAGAGATCAGGTGGGATACTATGtttcaggatttgaaacccacatga
- the LOC115707143 gene encoding protein DMP8-like codes for MDTPEEGIGIKIYDTTPQDDIESSSLPYHPPSTAVPGQGRKRRAVAKGVQKTLSKTSMLANFLPTGTLLTFEMVLPSIYGNGECSPVSTTMMHVLLGLCSLSCFFFHFTDSFRGPDGKVYYGFVTTKGLAVFKPGLDVEVPKDERYKLGVTDFVHALMSVLVFTAIAFSDHRITDCVFPGHEKAMDEVMESFPLMVGIVCSGLFLVFPNTRYGIGCMAT; via the coding sequence ATGGACACACCAGAAGAAGGAATCGGAATCAAAATCTACGACACAACCCCACAAGACGACATAGAATCATCCTCACTACCTTACCACCCTCCATCCACGGCAGTTCCAGGACAAGGTCGAAAGCGACGCGCCGTCGCAAAGGGCGTGCAAAAGACGCTCTCAAAAACATCAATGCTGGCAAATTTTCTCCCAACGGGAACCCTTCTGACTTTCGAGATGGTTCTTCCGTCAATCTACGGTAACGGCGAGTGTTCCCCTGTTTCAACCACCATGATGCACGTCTTATTGGGTCTCTGTTCTCTCTCCTGCTTCTTCTTCCATTTCACCGACAGTTTCCGGGGACCGGACGGGAAGGTGTATTACGGGTTTGTTACCACTAAGGGTTTGGCTGTGTTTAAGCCTGGATTGGATGTTGAAGTTCCCAAAGATGAGAGGTATAAATTGGGTGTTACTGATTTTGTTCATGCTCTTATGTCTGTTTTGGTTTTCACGGCGATCGCTTTTTCCGATCACCGGATAACTGACTGTGTTTTTCCTGGACATGAGAAAGCTATGGATGAAGTTATGGAGAGTTTTCCTTTGATGGTTGGGATTGTTTGTAGTGGCTTGTTTCTTGTGTTTCCAAATACTCGTTATGGTATTGGATGCATGGCTACTTAA